A single region of the Phoenix dactylifera cultivar Barhee BC4 unplaced genomic scaffold, palm_55x_up_171113_PBpolish2nd_filt_p 000444F, whole genome shotgun sequence genome encodes:
- the LOC120106060 gene encoding protein WVD2-like 5, whose protein sequence is MPSFYQEPGPPKVELKKIPPTRARSPKLGRNKPSIAAADNPLEGSSQNPHPSSGTNKSKKGVANNKGASTALKKPIQKSLSRLPTQKSTAAKVETEPLRTEPKASDQKPRIEKPMVGESDGKSSAVPPEAGVAVESVSLENTSEEANAVPENATEEAKAILENTFDETQTMCNLSFPGNAPNEVSVEG, encoded by the coding sequence ATCCCACCAACACGTGCTAGGTCGCCAAAGCTTGGACGGAACAAGCCATCCATCGCTGCTGCTGACAACCCTTTGGAAGGTTCAAGTCAGAACCCACACCCCTCTTCTGGCACAAACAAGTCAAAGAAAGGTGTAGCAAACAATAAAGGAGCCTCCACAGCTTTGAAGAAACCGATTCAGAAATCACTTTCGAGGCTGCCGACTCAGAAATCAACAGCTGCAAAGGTTGAAACCGAACCCCTTCGCACAGAGCCAAAAGCATCAGACCAGAAACCCAGAATTGAGAAACCAATGGTAGGGGAGAGTGATGGCAAATCGTCAGCAGTCCCTCCTGAAGCAGGTGTGGCAGTGGAGTCGGTCTCTCTGGAGAACACAAGTGAAGAAGCTAATGCTGTTCCAGAAAATGCTACTGAAGAAGCTAAAGCCATTCTGGAGAACACATTTGACGAAACTCAAACTATGTGTAACCTTTCCTTTCCTGGAAATGCTCCCAATGAAGTTTCAGTAGAAGGTTGA
- the LOC103696108 gene encoding glutathione S-transferase U17-like: MEGGERMAAVGGEEVKLLGGWASPYVMRPRIALNLKGVEYEFLEESFGVKSELLLKSNPVYKKIPVLIHAGKPICESMIIVQYIDEAWAAKGSAILPSDPYDRALHRFWAVYIDDKWFPSLSGILRAQTEESKAEPVEQVFAGLKLLEEAFEKCSKGKGFFGGDSIRYLDIALGCFLGWLKAIEKMTGIKFLDEGKTPLLVGWMERFCANDAVKGVMPETDKLVEFAKVLQAKFKAAPAK, from the exons atGGAGGGCGGTGAAAGGATGGCAGCAGTCGGAGGAGAGGAGGTGAAGCTATTGGGGGGGTGGGCGAGCCCATATGTGATGAGGCCGAGGATCGCCCTGAACTTGAAAGGCGTGGAGTATGAGTTCTTGGAGGAATCGTTTGGGGTGAAAAGCGAGCTGCTGCTCAAATCCAACCCGGTGTACAAGAAAATACCGGTGCTGATCCACGCCGGCAAGCCTATTTGTGAGTCCATGATCATCGTCCAGTACATTGACGAGGCCTGGGCTGCCAAGGGCTCCGCCATCCTCCCCTCCGATCCCTACGACCGCGCCCTTCACCGCTTCTGGGCAGTCTACATTGATGATAAG TGGTTCCCTTCACTGTCAGGAATCTTACGGGCACAAACAGAGGAGTCTAAGGCAGAACCAGTGGAGCAGGTTTTTGCTGGGCTGAAACTTTTGGAAGAGGCTTTTGAGAAGTGCAGCAAAGGGAAGGGCTTCTTTGGTGGTGACAGCATTAGGTACCTCGACATTGCCCTTGGCTGTTTCTTGGGGTGGCTCAAGGCGATAGAGAAAATGACTGGCATCAAGTTTCTCGATGAAGGGAAGACGCCTCTCTTGGTTGGATGGATGGAGAGATTCTGTGCCAACGATGCTGTGAAAGGGGTGATGCCAGAGACAGACAAGCTGGTGGAGTTTGCCAAGGTGCTTCAGGCTAAGTTTAAGGCTGCTCCTGCAAAGTGA